The Acidobacteriaceae bacterium genome contains the following window.
CTTGCGATTACTTCATCCAGTTGCTGTGTCTCTATAGTTGCCATTTCTCCCCCTCGCTAAGCCTGTGTGACGCTAATGTTTCCGTTCAATCCGCTGGGGAAGAACGTTCCGCCCTTGACGCCCGCGCCGCCGCCGGTGCCATAGACGATGTGCAGCACCTGGTCGGTCGTGCGCTCGAAGCCGATGGAGTTGGTTGCGTCCGCGGCAGTGATGCTGGTGGCGCTGAGGGTGGTTTCGTTGCCGCCGCCAAGCTGGGCGCGGACACCCTCGACTGCGTTTGCCGTGGTGATGGCGGAGGCACCGGCGAGGACAATCTGCGAGCGGATGGACGCGGCGTGGTAGGCCTCGACGGCGTGAATCTCAGCCGCGGCGGTAAGGTTGGTTTTGCTGGTGAGGAGCTTGGCTGCGCCGTGGTACGCCGTGACACCGACGTCCTCGAAGATGAACGCGCCAATCAGAAAGTTGCTGTAGCTGGCGAAGGGATTGAAGCTCGCTCCGAGGCCGGCGGCGCTGGCCAGTGCGTTGAAGCTGGCGGTGAGATCGATGGCGGGAGCGCTGACGGCCGAGCTGCCGAGAGCATTGCGAAGGAAGCGCACATGGTCGAGCTCGTTCTGCGCGATCTCGTTGACGTACTGGGTCTGGAGGCTGGACATGCCGGGAACCTGGCTGCCGCCGGTGGT
Protein-coding sequences here:
- a CDS encoding ferritin-like domain-containing protein — protein: MKLGIRELAGKGLSRRGFCVAAVATAATTTLIAGCGDDGSSSGGTGGTATYKDADYLNFALNLEYLEAEFYLRAATGTGLGSSDTGNSTSKTTGGSQVPGMSSLQTQYVNEIAQNELDHVRFLRNALGSSAVSAPAIDLTASFNALASAAGLGASFNPFASYSNFLIGAFIFEDVGVTAYHGAAKLLTSKTNLTAAAEIHAVEAYHAASIRSQIVLAGASAITTANAVEGVRAQLGGGNETTLSATSITAADATNSIGFERTTDQVLHIVYGTGGGAGVKGGTFFPSGLNGNISVTQA